Proteins encoded by one window of Synechococcus sp. WH 7805:
- the rpsP gene encoding 30S ribosomal protein S16, with product MIKLRLKRFGKKREASFRLVACNSTSRRDGRPLQELGYYNPRTKETRLDAEALRERLGQGAQPTDAVRTLLEKGGLIEKTVRPAEIVGKLKQAAKREADAKQAAKEAAEAKAAAEAEAKAAAEAESGDENAEEAPAES from the coding sequence ATGATCAAGCTCCGCCTGAAGCGGTTCGGTAAGAAGCGGGAAGCGAGCTTCCGCCTTGTGGCGTGCAACAGCACTTCCCGCCGCGACGGACGCCCCCTACAGGAGCTCGGGTACTACAACCCCCGTACCAAGGAGACCCGTCTCGATGCCGAAGCGCTGCGTGAGCGTTTGGGGCAGGGTGCCCAGCCCACCGATGCGGTGCGCACTCTGCTCGAGAAGGGTGGCTTGATCGAGAAAACGGTGCGTCCGGCTGAGATTGTCGGCAAGCTCAAGCAGGCGGCGAAGCGTGAAGCCGATGCCAAGCAAGCAGCCAAGGAGGCTGCTGAAGCCAAAGCAGCAGCGGAAGCCGAAGCTAAGGCTGCAGCCGAAGCCGAATCTGGCGACGAGAACGCGGAAGAAGCACCTGCCGAATCCTGA